The Impatiens glandulifera chromosome 3, dImpGla2.1, whole genome shotgun sequence genome contains a region encoding:
- the LOC124929761 gene encoding 11S globulin seed storage protein 1-like, giving the protein MNTTSLLSLSFLLLLVFLGTVSARNRGQSEDQAQCQLQRLNAQEPTFTIQAEAGESEFWDWKDDQFRCAGVVAARHTINPRGLFLPSYTNAPLLMYILKGNGMSGVLMPGCPETFQSSQESQVDEKSTRFHDQHQKIRRFRQGDVIAIGAGWTHWCYNDGNEDVVAIVVEDTGNNLNQLDQNPRKFFLAGNPQQGFQGQGAEQHHQTGEKQNAGNVFHGIEEEFLVQIFGIDRETARKLRGEDDKRGHIVRVEQSFQVISPPSRREEQERRSNDNGLEETICSTKLIENINDPSRADIFNPQAGRFNTLTSYDLPILKSLKLSAERGVLYRNALVSPHYKLNAHSILYCTRGDAKIQITDQSGSCVFDEVVREGQMVVVPQNFVIVKEAGEQGFEWVAFRTNDVAMQGTLAGRTSALRGLPADVVAASYRVSREQAMRLKTNRGQTLIFESRSGSPRVAAA; this is encoded by the exons ATGAACACCACTTCACTGCTCTCTCTCtccttcctcctcctcctcgtcTTCTTGGGCACTGTCTCCGCCAGGAACAGGGGACAGTCTGAAGACCAGGCTCAGTGCCAACTTCAGAGGCTCAATGCCCAAGAACCCACCTTTACAATCCAGGCTGAGGCCGGCGAGTCCGAGTTCTGGGACTGGAAGGATGATCAGTTCCGCTGCGCAGGAGTTGTCGCCGCCAGGCACACTATTAACCCACGCGGACTCTTCTTGCCTTCTTACACCAACGCCCCTCTCCTCATGTACATTCTCAAAGGTAACGGTATGTCTGGAGTTTTGATGCCTGGATGCCCAGAGACATTCCAATCATCTCAGGAATCTCAGGTTGATGAGAAATCCACTAGGTTCCACGACCAGCACCAGAAGATCCGACGATTCCGACAAGGAGACGTCATTGCCATCGGCGCCGGCTGGACTCACTGGTGCTACAACGACGGTAACGAGGATGTCGTAGCCATAGTCGTTGAGGATACCGGCAATAACCTAAATCAGCTCGACCAAAACCCACGC AAATTCTTCCTGGCTGGAAACCCACAACAAGGATTCCAAGGGCAAGGGGCAGAACAACACCACCAGACAGGCGAGAAGCAGAACGCCGGCAACGTCTTCCATGGAATCGAGGAGGAATTTCTGGTTCAGATTTTCGGAATCGACAGAGAGACAGCCAGGAAGCTTCGCGGAGAAGACGATAAAAGAGGTCACATTGTCCGCGTGGAACAGAGCTTTCAAGTCATCAGCCCACCCTCCAGGAGGGAGGAGCAAGAGAGAAGATCCAACGACAACGGCTTGGAAGAAACCATTTGCTCTACCAAGTTGATCGAGAACATCAATGACCCTTCCCGCGCCGACATCTTCAACCCACAGGCCGGCAGGTTCAATACCCTAACCAGCTACGACCTACCCATTCTCAAATCCTTGAAATTGAGCGCAGAGAGAGGAGTTCTTTACAGG AACGCACTGGTGAGTCCTCACTATAAGCTAAACGCACACAGCATTCTATACTGTACGAGAGGAGACGCTAAGATTCAGATAACTGACCAGAGCGGCAGCTGCGTGTTCGATGAGGTGGTCCGTGAAGGACAGATGGTGGTGGTCCCGCAGAACTTCGTGATTGTTAAAGAAGCCGGTGAACAGGGATTCGAATGGGTTGCCTTCAGGACCAACGACGTCGCCATGCAAGGAACCCTAGCAGGACGGACGTCGGCCCTTCGCGGCCTTCCCGCCGACGTAGTTGCGGCTTCTTACCGAGTTTCAAGGGAACAAGCCATGAGGTTGAAGACCAACCGAGGGCAGACTTTGATCTTTGAGTCTAGGTCCGGTTCGCCTAGAGTGGCTGCGGCTTAA